The Xenorhabdus doucetiae genome has a window encoding:
- a CDS encoding DUF2975 domain-containing protein, whose product MMPSEKLTRMTTLSLMMSKLSLLIIVLMVTINIFSWLDPKLILGRYGLGFSLTERIASHFDRDTLAAWKLTGGILISTIPLLSLAGSFWAFHRLFGNYRIGDYFSKPTVKYLEYAGWGIILWSILDILCEPILTGWLAIGAPAGERFISLSLTTGHFVAIFISVCLTIISRILYQACDIYDENQSII is encoded by the coding sequence ATGATGCCTTCGGAAAAACTGACTCGCATGACGACACTCAGCCTGATGATGTCCAAATTATCGTTGTTAATTATCGTCCTTATGGTGACGATTAATATTTTTAGTTGGCTGGACCCCAAATTAATTTTGGGAAGATATGGATTAGGTTTTTCCCTGACAGAGAGAATAGCCTCTCATTTTGACCGGGATACGTTGGCTGCATGGAAATTAACCGGGGGAATATTGATATCGACGATCCCATTATTATCGTTGGCTGGTAGTTTCTGGGCATTTCATCGATTGTTTGGCAATTATCGAATAGGAGATTATTTTTCCAAACCGACGGTGAAATATCTGGAATATGCAGGTTGGGGGATCATTTTATGGAGTATTTTGGACATTCTGTGTGAGCCAATATTAACCGGATGGTTAGCAATAGGGGCACCCGCCGGTGAACGCTTTATCTCATTAAGTTTAACGACCGGTCATTTTGTCGCTATTTTCATTTCAGTGTGCCTGACGATCATTTCTCGTATTCTTTATCAAGCCTGTGATATATACGATGAAAATCAGAGCATTATATAA
- the ispG gene encoding flavodoxin-dependent (E)-4-hydroxy-3-methylbut-2-enyl-diphosphate synthase, protein MHNESPIKRRQSTRIYVGKVPVGDGAPIAVQSMTNTRTTDVGATVNQIRALERVGVDIVRVSVPTMDAAEAFKSIKQQVNVPLVADIHFDYRIALKVAEYGVDCLRINPGNIGNEERIRQVVDCARHHNIPIRIGVNGGSLEKDLQEKYGEPTPEALVESAMRHVDILDRLNFDQFKVSVKASDVFLAVGAYRLLAQKINQPLHLGITEAGGARAGAVKSSIGLGILLSEGIGDTLRISLAADPVEEVKVGFDILKALRIRSRGINFIACPTCSRQEFDVIGTVNALEQRLEDLITPMDVSIIGCVVNGPGEAEVSTLGVTGAKTKSGFYEDGLRQKERLDNHNLIDQLEAKIRAKAAILDANNRISINQLDE, encoded by the coding sequence ATGCATAATGAATCACCGATAAAAAGACGTCAATCTACGCGTATTTATGTCGGTAAAGTACCCGTCGGGGATGGCGCTCCGATTGCAGTGCAATCAATGACTAACACACGGACAACTGATGTTGGGGCGACAGTCAATCAAATTCGGGCACTGGAGCGTGTCGGTGTTGATATCGTTCGGGTTTCTGTTCCAACAATGGATGCAGCCGAAGCATTCAAATCCATCAAACAGCAGGTCAATGTTCCCCTTGTTGCCGATATTCACTTCGATTACCGCATTGCATTAAAAGTCGCCGAATATGGTGTTGATTGTCTGCGCATCAATCCCGGCAATATCGGTAATGAAGAGCGTATCCGTCAGGTGGTGGATTGTGCCCGCCACCATAACATTCCTATTCGTATTGGGGTCAATGGGGGATCGCTGGAAAAAGATCTACAGGAAAAATATGGCGAACCCACACCAGAGGCGTTGGTTGAATCGGCGATGCGTCATGTGGATATTCTTGACCGCCTGAACTTTGACCAATTTAAGGTGAGCGTCAAGGCATCTGACGTTTTCTTGGCGGTGGGAGCATACCGCTTACTGGCGCAAAAAATTAATCAACCGCTACATCTGGGGATTACTGAAGCCGGCGGTGCCCGTGCCGGCGCAGTGAAATCTTCAATTGGCCTTGGCATTTTATTGTCAGAAGGTATTGGCGATACACTGCGTATTTCATTGGCTGCCGATCCGGTGGAAGAAGTTAAAGTCGGTTTTGATATTCTGAAAGCATTGCGTATTCGTTCAAGGGGCATTAATTTTATTGCCTGCCCAACGTGTTCACGCCAGGAATTTGACGTTATCGGTACAGTGAATGCGCTTGAGCAGCGTCTTGAAGATTTAATCACACCGATGGATGTTTCTATCATTGGTTGTGTTGTGAATGGCCCAGGAGAAGCCGAAGTTTCAACGCTTGGCGTAACGGGGGCGAAAACAAAAAGCGGCTTTTATGAAGATGGCCTTCGTCAAAAAGAGCGCCTTGACAATCACAATTTGATTGATCAACTTGAAGCGAAAATTCGGGCAAAGGCAGCTATCCTTGATGCCAATAACCGAATCAGTATCAATCAGCTTGATGAGTGA
- a CDS encoding M4 family metallopeptidase: MNAFWDNNQMVFGDGYAPYFNRFTSCIDITAHELTHGVTESEASLDYAYQSGALNESISDVFGIMVKQYANNQKSNESDWLIGQGLFGPALNPDNDPNVALRSFKNPGTANPKDNQVGHMDQYQDLSVRDDNGGVHKYSGIPNKAFYLLATELGGYSWEQAGKIWYNTLLDKRLSHKASFNDFAQLTVDNAKALFGKKISAIVTHSWKQVGTLL, translated from the coding sequence ATGAATGCATTTTGGGATAACAATCAAATGGTTTTCGGTGATGGCTATGCTCCCTATTTTAATCGTTTCACATCCTGCATTGATATTACTGCACATGAACTCACTCATGGGGTAACTGAAAGTGAAGCAAGTCTTGATTATGCCTATCAATCGGGGGCATTGAACGAATCGATCTCAGATGTATTCGGCATTATGGTGAAGCAATACGCGAACAATCAAAAGTCCAACGAATCTGATTGGTTGATCGGCCAAGGGCTATTTGGCCCGGCACTTAATCCAGACAATGATCCTAATGTTGCCTTACGCTCATTCAAAAATCCCGGAACGGCAAACCCAAAAGATAATCAGGTCGGCCATATGGACCAATATCAAGATTTATCCGTCAGAGATGATAACGGCGGTGTTCACAAATATTCTGGCATTCCCAACAAGGCATTCTATTTATTAGCAACAGAGTTAGGCGGGTATTCGTGGGAGCAAGCCGGGAAAATTTGGTACAATACGTTATTGGATAAACGATTATCCCATAAAGCCAGTTTTAATGATTTTGCACAACTCACTGTTGATAATGCCAAGGCGCTATTTGGTAAGAAAATTTCAGCAATCGTGACGCATTCATGGAAACAAGTCGGAACCTTGCTCTAA
- the ndk gene encoding nucleoside-diphosphate kinase, with the protein MTIERTFSIIKPNAVKKDVIGSIYARFESAGFKIIAAKMLHLTREQAEGFYAEHQGRPFFEGLVAFMTSGPIMVQVLEGENAVQRHRDLMGATNPDNALAGTLRADYADSFTENAVHGSDSIESANREIAYFFSDEEIFPRF; encoded by the coding sequence ATGACAATTGAACGTACTTTTTCCATTATTAAACCCAATGCAGTGAAAAAAGATGTTATCGGTTCTATTTATGCCCGCTTTGAAAGCGCCGGGTTTAAAATTATTGCCGCTAAAATGCTGCATTTAACTCGCGAACAAGCAGAAGGTTTTTATGCTGAACACCAAGGCCGTCCCTTCTTTGAGGGTCTGGTGGCCTTTATGACCTCTGGCCCGATTATGGTACAAGTTCTGGAAGGTGAAAATGCCGTTCAACGTCACCGTGATCTGATGGGGGCGACTAATCCTGATAATGCACTGGCCGGCACTCTGCGTGCAGACTATGCAGACAGCTTTACTGAAAATGCGGTACACGGTTCAGACTCTATTGAATCAGCAAACCGTGAAATTGCTTACTTTTTCAGTGATGAGGAAATCTTCCCTCGTTTTTAA
- a CDS encoding protealysin propeptide domain-containing protein, with product MCNNKVRKQNIIPPYLLEYIAETCDANDKEYVLKTLDHVNKLMKQSTKEAPLNSEDDPLLYKNKKMSEPEGSCPFSGK from the coding sequence ATGTGTAACAATAAAGTAAGAAAACAAAATATAATCCCCCCCTATTTATTGGAGTATATTGCAGAAACCTGTGATGCCAATGATAAAGAGTATGTATTGAAAACATTAGATCATGTAAATAAACTAATGAAGCAATCAACCAAAGAAGCACCCTTAAATTCTGAAGATGATCCTTTATTATATAAAAATAAAAAAATGTCTGAACCAGAAGGGAGCTGTCCCTTCTCAGGGAAATAA
- a CDS encoding YfgM family protein — MQVYTTENEQIDAIKRFFSTNGKYLAVGLVLGIGALIGWRYWQTHQTNQLHDTAATFEELNKSLASGSKEGVVTVEKFANETNNVYGVMADLELAKQAIGQNDLAQAEKNLLAASAKAKDENMQALSNLRLARVQLAEDKIEAALKTLALVKGKGWQVMVEDIRGDILAKKGDIAGARAAYSTGLGLDGPQEMKNFMKIKLNNLSN; from the coding sequence GTGCAAGTTTATACCACTGAAAATGAACAAATTGACGCGATAAAGCGTTTTTTCTCGACCAACGGTAAATACCTTGCCGTGGGTTTAGTACTGGGCATTGGTGCTTTGATTGGCTGGCGTTATTGGCAGACTCATCAAACCAACCAATTACATGATACGGCGGCAACCTTTGAAGAGTTGAACAAATCGCTGGCGTCGGGGTCGAAAGAAGGTGTTGTTACCGTAGAAAAATTCGCTAATGAAACGAATAATGTCTACGGTGTCATGGCTGATCTGGAACTGGCAAAGCAGGCTATTGGCCAAAATGATCTGGCTCAGGCAGAGAAAAATTTGCTGGCGGCATCCGCTAAAGCCAAAGATGAGAACATGCAGGCGCTATCCAACCTTCGTCTGGCTCGGGTTCAATTAGCGGAAGATAAAATAGAGGCTGCATTGAAAACACTGGCGCTGGTCAAAGGTAAAGGATGGCAGGTTATGGTTGAGGATATCCGTGGGGATATTCTGGCTAAAAAAGGGGATATCGCGGGTGCACGTGCCGCCTATTCCACCGGGCTTGGGCTTGATGGCCCGCAGGAAATGAAAAATTTCATGAAAATCAAACTTAATAATTTATCCAACTAA
- a CDS encoding bifunctional tRNA (adenosine(37)-C2)-methyltransferase TrmG/ribosomal RNA large subunit methyltransferase RlmN, with protein sequence MSQLNETVPPSTSAVSVTPEKKNGKINLLDLNRKQMRQFFVDMGEKPFRADQVMKWIYHYCYDDFEQMTDINKVLRAKLQQVAEIRAPEVAEEQRSSDGTIKWAITVGDQQVETVYIPEDDRATLCVSSQVGCALECKFCSTAQQGFNRNLRVSEIIGQVWRAAKIIGSLKSSGRRPITNVVMMGMGEPLLNLNHVVPAMEIMMDDFGFGLSKRRVTLSTSGVVPALDKLGDMIDVALAISLHAPTDDIRDEIVPINRKYNIEEFLAGVRRYLTKSNANQGRVTVEYVMLDHVNDSVEQAHQLAECLKDTPSKINLIPWNPFPGAPYGRSSNSRIDRFAKVLMGYGFTTIVRKTRGDDIDAACGQLAGEVIDRTKRTLKKRLAGEPIQVKTV encoded by the coding sequence ATGTCCCAACTTAACGAAACCGTACCACCTTCAACCTCCGCCGTCTCTGTCACGCCTGAAAAGAAAAACGGTAAAATCAATCTGCTCGATCTTAACCGTAAACAGATGCGTCAATTTTTTGTCGATATGGGCGAAAAACCGTTCCGTGCCGATCAGGTCATGAAATGGATTTACCATTATTGCTATGACGATTTTGAGCAGATGACCGATATCAACAAAGTGCTCAGGGCGAAATTGCAACAAGTTGCTGAAATCAGGGCACCGGAAGTTGCCGAAGAGCAACGCTCTTCTGATGGCACCATCAAATGGGCGATTACGGTCGGTGATCAACAGGTTGAAACGGTTTATATCCCAGAAGATGATCGCGCGACACTGTGTGTTTCATCTCAGGTGGGATGTGCTTTAGAGTGTAAATTTTGTTCTACGGCTCAACAGGGTTTTAACCGTAACCTGCGAGTCTCGGAAATTATTGGTCAGGTCTGGCGTGCCGCCAAAATTATCGGTTCACTGAAATCCAGCGGCCGTCGTCCGATTACCAACGTGGTCATGATGGGAATGGGTGAGCCATTGCTCAATTTGAACCATGTCGTACCGGCCATGGAAATTATGATGGATGACTTCGGCTTTGGCCTGTCAAAACGTCGTGTGACCTTGTCAACGTCGGGTGTTGTTCCTGCCCTGGATAAACTGGGTGATATGATCGATGTTGCACTGGCCATTTCCTTACATGCACCGACTGACGATATTCGTGATGAAATTGTGCCCATTAACCGCAAGTACAATATTGAAGAGTTTCTGGCAGGCGTGCGTCGCTACCTGACAAAATCCAACGCGAATCAGGGGCGTGTTACGGTGGAGTATGTAATGCTTGATCATGTCAATGACAGCGTTGAGCAGGCGCATCAATTGGCCGAATGCCTGAAAGACACCCCAAGTAAAATCAACCTGATCCCGTGGAACCCATTCCCCGGCGCACCTTATGGACGCAGCTCGAATAGCCGGATCGATCGTTTTGCGAAGGTTCTGATGGGATATGGTTTTACCACCATCGTGCGTAAAACGCGGGGCGATGATATCGATGCGGCCTGTGGCCAGCTTGCCGGTGAAGTGATTGACAGAACAAAACGGACATTGAAAAAACGTCTGGCAGGTGAACCTATTCAGGTAAAAACAGTCTAA
- the rodZ gene encoding cytoskeleton protein RodZ, which produces MKTEIYPEEANLTTGQILRQAREKHELSQQTVADRLCLKLSTVRDIEEDNIPSNISPTFLRGYIRAYAKLVQVPESEILITLDKQIPSKAIKTSPMQSFSAGKKRKKRDGWLMKITWAVIIVLLGMTVLWWWQNHKVQQTELSSMAAQSNTPNAQASGSDETSGADNVSAPIKENQSTAAAQDGVSQEQTSPAVNGTGVNSNTPESSNVPATTENAAAASAETNQAVVSPSSTDVNSISAMGNNELVVDFSGECWLEVKDAKGKLLFSGIKKKGDNLKLVGNLPYSVNIGAPARVKVQFQGKPVDLSVFIKKGINAKLTLK; this is translated from the coding sequence ATGAAGACTGAAATTTATCCAGAAGAAGCCAATCTGACAACCGGTCAGATCCTGCGTCAGGCTCGTGAAAAACATGAGCTTTCTCAGCAAACTGTGGCAGATCGCTTGTGTCTTAAACTGTCCACTGTTCGTGATATTGAAGAAGATAATATCCCGTCAAATATCTCTCCGACCTTCTTGCGTGGATATATTCGGGCCTATGCAAAATTGGTTCAAGTGCCTGAATCTGAAATCTTAATCACCTTGGATAAACAAATCCCCTCCAAGGCGATAAAAACGTCTCCTATGCAAAGTTTTTCAGCGGGGAAAAAACGCAAGAAGCGTGATGGTTGGTTAATGAAGATAACATGGGCTGTTATCATTGTGTTATTGGGAATGACAGTTCTGTGGTGGTGGCAAAACCATAAAGTACAACAAACCGAACTGTCTTCAATGGCCGCACAATCAAATACCCCGAATGCTCAGGCTAGCGGTTCTGATGAAACCAGCGGAGCGGATAATGTCTCTGCGCCCATTAAAGAAAATCAATCCACAGCGGCTGCCCAAGACGGTGTTTCCCAAGAGCAAACATCACCCGCAGTAAATGGCACCGGAGTCAACAGCAATACGCCAGAATCCTCCAACGTGCCTGCAACAACAGAAAATGCAGCGGCTGCTAGTGCAGAGACGAATCAAGCGGTTGTGAGTCCGTCATCGACGGATGTGAATAGTATCAGCGCTATGGGTAACAATGAATTAGTGGTAGATTTCAGCGGTGAATGCTGGTTGGAAGTTAAAGATGCCAAAGGTAAGCTGCTGTTCAGCGGTATAAAAAAGAAAGGGGATAACCTAAAGCTTGTCGGTAACTTGCCTTACTCAGTGAATATTGGTGCACCTGCCAGAGTCAAAGTGCAGTTTCAGGGCAAACCTGTGGATCTGAGTGTCTTTATCAAGAAAGGCATCAACGCTAAACTGACACTGAAATAA
- a CDS encoding tetratricopeptide repeat protein yields MIRKSIIWSIVCLGLLTGCAERTAHRAHQVVAIETRLQLGKAYLAERNLPAAKYHFQKILLAEPHHSEAHLGMALHEQYAGRPETASQHYRMAMQYAARNDTVVHHYAIFLCEQKQYEKAEQLIKENREGNTRHYHCDR; encoded by the coding sequence ATGATACGGAAATCAATAATTTGGTCTATAGTTTGTCTTGGCCTGTTAACGGGGTGTGCAGAACGAACAGCACATCGCGCCCATCAGGTTGTTGCCATTGAGACACGATTGCAGTTAGGGAAAGCTTATTTAGCGGAACGGAATTTACCGGCCGCCAAATATCATTTTCAAAAAATCTTGCTGGCGGAGCCTCATCATTCAGAGGCACATCTCGGCATGGCACTGCATGAACAATATGCAGGTCGGCCGGAAACCGCCAGTCAGCATTATAGAATGGCTATGCAGTATGCGGCTAGAAATGATACCGTAGTACATCACTACGCTATTTTTCTTTGTGAACAAAAACAGTATGAAAAAGCTGAACAATTGATCAAGGAAAATAGGGAAGGCAATACCCGTCATTATCACTGTGATAGATGA
- the bamB gene encoding outer membrane protein assembly factor BamB: MQLRKTLLVGLVASVLLAGCSSEQDTVTMSPLPKVENQFKPHIVWDKSVGSGTGQYYSHLSPTWQGSTIYVADRQGVIKAFDIDSGKEVWATDLSEKAGLLSSRLPALLSGGLTVSGDRLYVGTERAKVIALDTANGKVAWESTVAGEALSRPVVSDGLVLIHTGNGMLQALNETDGSVAWSINMDTPALSVRGESAPAVAYGAAIVGGDNGRISAVLLSQGQLIWQQRISQVTGSTEIDRLNDVDMTPVVSDNVIYAIAYNGNLVAMDMRSGQIIWKRDLGSVNDMVVTDSNIFIVDQNDHILSLRKSDGVTLWSQNDLSHRNLTAPEMYNGYLVVGDGEGYLHWLNMSDGKFVAQHKVDGSGLLSRPVVASDKLMVQAKDGTVYLYTR; the protein is encoded by the coding sequence ATGCAACTGCGAAAAACACTCTTGGTTGGGCTGGTTGCTTCTGTTCTGCTGGCTGGTTGTTCAAGTGAACAGGATACGGTAACAATGTCACCGTTGCCGAAGGTTGAAAATCAATTCAAACCGCATATTGTTTGGGATAAATCAGTTGGGAGTGGTACTGGGCAGTATTATTCTCATTTATCACCGACCTGGCAGGGTTCAACCATTTATGTTGCTGACCGTCAGGGAGTGATTAAAGCCTTTGATATCGACAGCGGCAAAGAGGTGTGGGCAACAGATCTGTCAGAAAAAGCGGGTTTGCTGTCATCCCGCTTGCCGGCGCTGCTTTCTGGTGGTTTGACAGTATCGGGTGATCGCCTGTATGTCGGAACAGAAAGGGCAAAAGTTATTGCACTGGATACCGCGAACGGTAAGGTTGCCTGGGAATCAACCGTTGCCGGCGAAGCGTTGTCCCGCCCGGTCGTGAGTGATGGCCTTGTCTTGATTCACACCGGCAATGGGATGTTGCAGGCATTGAACGAAACTGACGGCAGTGTGGCTTGGTCGATTAACATGGATACACCGGCATTATCCGTTCGTGGTGAATCCGCGCCTGCCGTGGCCTATGGCGCCGCTATTGTTGGTGGTGACAATGGTCGCATCAGTGCTGTTCTGCTGTCTCAGGGGCAACTGATTTGGCAACAGCGTATTTCTCAGGTCACCGGTTCTACCGAAATCGATCGCCTGAATGATGTCGATATGACGCCGGTCGTTTCTGACAATGTGATTTACGCCATTGCTTATAACGGCAATTTGGTGGCAATGGATATGCGTTCCGGCCAGATCATCTGGAAACGTGATCTCGGATCGGTGAATGATATGGTGGTCACTGACAGCAATATTTTCATTGTTGATCAAAACGACCATATTTTGTCCCTGCGTAAGAGTGATGGTGTGACATTATGGTCGCAAAATGATCTCTCACACCGTAACCTGACAGCCCCAGAAATGTATAATGGCTATCTGGTTGTTGGTGATGGGGAAGGTTACCTGCATTGGTTGAATATGTCTGATGGCAAGTTTGTGGCACAGCATAAGGTTGATGGTTCCGGCCTGCTGAGTCGCCCGGTTGTTGCCAGCGATAAACTGATGGTACAAGCGAAGGACGGGACGGTTTACCTGTATACCCGCTAA
- a CDS encoding helix-turn-helix domain-containing protein, whose product MAILINLDVMMAKRKVKSKDLAQAIGITEQNLSLLKTGKIKGIRFSTLSAICQYLECQPGDILAFKDD is encoded by the coding sequence GTGGCAATTCTTATCAATCTGGATGTGATGATGGCAAAACGAAAAGTGAAATCTAAAGATTTAGCACAAGCCATTGGTATTACTGAACAAAACCTTTCTTTGCTGAAAACCGGAAAAATTAAGGGTATTCGATTTTCGACCTTGAGTGCGATTTGTCAATATTTGGAATGCCAGCCGGGGGATATATTGGCATTCAAAGATGATTAG
- the hisS gene encoding histidine--tRNA ligase translates to MAKNIPAIRGMNDCLPAETAIWQRVESTIKRVLSGYGFSEIRTPIVEQTPLFKRAIGEVTDVVEKEMYTFDDRNGESLTLRPENTAGCVRAGIQHGLLYNQEQRLWYIGPMFRYERPQKGRYRQFHQLGAEVFGLQGPDIDAELILMTARWWRELGIADHVTLELNSIGSLEARANYREALVVFLEQHKEKLDEDCLRRMYTNPLRILDSKNPEIQQLLNDAPALFDYLDAESKDHFDGLCQILDSAGIKYRINQRLVRGLDYYNRTVFEWVTSALGAQGTICAGGRYDGLVEQLGGKATPAVGFAMGMERMVLLVQEVNPDFVADLTVADVYLSSFGAGSQQAALILAEKIRDQLPELRLMTNHGGGNFKKQLTRADKHGAKVALILGEDEIQAGNITVKDLRNGEQETLPQQAVAARLSELLG, encoded by the coding sequence GTGGCAAAAAATATCCCAGCTATTCGTGGCATGAATGACTGCCTTCCTGCTGAAACCGCCATCTGGCAACGAGTTGAATCTACGATCAAGCGTGTGCTGTCGGGTTATGGCTTTAGCGAAATTCGGACACCGATTGTAGAGCAGACCCCGTTATTCAAACGGGCAATTGGGGAAGTCACCGATGTTGTCGAAAAAGAGATGTATACCTTTGACGATCGCAATGGTGAAAGTTTGACCCTGCGCCCGGAAAATACCGCAGGCTGTGTCCGTGCCGGTATTCAGCATGGTCTGCTGTACAATCAGGAACAGCGCTTGTGGTATATCGGGCCGATGTTCCGTTATGAGCGCCCACAAAAAGGCCGCTACCGCCAATTTCACCAGTTAGGGGCGGAAGTGTTTGGCCTGCAAGGGCCGGATATTGATGCTGAACTCATTTTAATGACCGCACGTTGGTGGCGTGAACTCGGCATTGCTGATCACGTGACCCTGGAATTGAATTCCATTGGTTCACTGGAAGCCCGTGCCAATTATCGTGAAGCGCTGGTGGTGTTCCTTGAACAACATAAAGAGAAGTTGGACGAGGATTGTCTGCGTCGCATGTATACCAACCCGTTGCGGATATTGGACTCCAAAAACCCGGAAATTCAGCAACTCCTCAATGATGCCCCGGCGTTGTTTGATTATCTTGATGCTGAATCAAAAGACCACTTTGATGGATTATGTCAGATACTGGATAGCGCGGGGATCAAATACCGCATCAACCAACGTCTGGTTCGCGGCCTTGATTACTACAACCGTACTGTTTTTGAATGGGTGACCTCTGCGCTGGGTGCGCAGGGAACCATCTGTGCCGGTGGCCGTTATGATGGCTTGGTTGAACAATTGGGGGGTAAGGCAACGCCGGCCGTGGGTTTTGCTATGGGCATGGAACGTATGGTTCTGTTAGTGCAGGAAGTCAATCCTGACTTTGTTGCTGATCTGACCGTTGCTGATGTTTACCTCTCTTCCTTTGGTGCTGGCAGCCAGCAAGCCGCATTGATATTGGCGGAAAAAATCCGTGATCAATTGCCAGAATTGCGTCTGATGACCAATCACGGCGGCGGTAACTTTAAGAAACAGTTGACGCGTGCGGATAAACACGGTGCCAAAGTTGCCTTGATCCTGGGGGAAGATGAAATTCAGGCTGGCAATATTACAGTGAAAGATTTACGCAACGGTGAACAAGAAACATTGCCACAACAAGCAGTCGCAGCACGTTTGAGTGAACTGTTAGGTTAA
- the der gene encoding ribosome biogenesis GTPase Der: MIPVVALVGRPNVGKSTLFNRLTRTRDALVADFPGLTRDRKYGRAEVEGQEFIIIDTGGIDGTEEGVETHMATQSLMAIEEADIVLFMVDARSGLMPADHAIAKHLRSREKATFLVANKTDGIDIDTSVAEFYSLGLGDIYSIAASHGRGVTQLIERVLLPFSDKEETEEVELTEEEANAAYWAEMEQAELDAAEQEEEEEAFDPTSLPLKLAIVGRPNVGKSTLTNRILGEERVVVYDMPGTTRDSIYIPMKRDGREYILIDTAGVRKRGKVTETVEKFSVIKTLQAIEDANVVLLVVDAREGISDQDLSLLGFILNSGRSLVIAVNKWDGMSQEDKDHVKDMLDLRLGFVDFARVHFISALHGSGVGNLFESILEAYESATRRVSTSLLTRIMHMAEDDHQPPMIRGRRVKMKYAHAGGYNPPIVVIHGNQVSDLPDSYKRFLMNYFRRSLKVMGTPIRIQFKEGANPYAGKKNTLTATQLRKRKRLMEHLKKR, from the coding sequence ATGATACCTGTCGTTGCGCTGGTTGGGCGCCCCAATGTTGGAAAATCCACCTTATTTAACCGATTAACCCGAACCAGAGATGCGCTGGTTGCGGATTTCCCTGGCTTAACCCGTGATCGTAAATATGGACGGGCAGAGGTTGAAGGGCAGGAATTCATTATCATTGATACGGGCGGTATTGATGGTACGGAAGAGGGCGTAGAAACACATATGGCTACGCAATCTCTTATGGCTATAGAAGAGGCTGATATTGTCCTGTTTATGGTTGACGCCAGATCGGGGCTGATGCCTGCTGACCATGCGATTGCCAAGCACCTGCGTAGCCGTGAAAAAGCCACTTTTTTGGTGGCGAATAAAACTGATGGTATCGATATTGATACCTCGGTAGCTGAATTTTATTCACTGGGTCTGGGGGATATTTATTCCATCGCTGCTTCTCACGGCCGTGGTGTGACACAACTGATTGAGCGTGTGTTGTTGCCGTTTTCTGATAAAGAAGAGACGGAAGAAGTCGAATTAACCGAAGAAGAGGCTAACGCCGCTTATTGGGCAGAAATGGAACAGGCCGAATTGGACGCGGCTGAACAAGAAGAAGAGGAAGAAGCCTTTGATCCTACCTCCTTGCCTCTGAAACTTGCGATTGTTGGCCGCCCCAATGTCGGTAAATCCACATTAACCAACCGCATTTTGGGTGAAGAGCGTGTTGTCGTTTATGATATGCCGGGTACAACCCGCGACAGCATTTATATTCCTATGAAGCGTGATGGCCGTGAATATATTTTGATTGATACCGCGGGCGTTCGTAAGCGCGGAAAAGTCACTGAAACCGTTGAAAAATTCTCCGTGATTAAAACGCTTCAGGCGATTGAAGATGCCAATGTGGTATTGCTGGTAGTGGATGCGCGTGAAGGTATTTCTGATCAAGATCTCTCCCTGCTTGGCTTTATTCTTAACAGTGGCCGTTCTCTGGTCATCGCCGTCAATAAATGGGATGGGATGAGTCAGGAAGATAAAGATCACGTTAAAGATATGCTTGATCTGCGTTTGGGCTTTGTTGATTTTGCCCGTGTTCATTTTATTTCTGCATTACATGGTAGTGGTGTTGGTAATTTATTTGAGTCAATTCTGGAAGCCTATGAAAGCGCAACCCGTCGCGTCAGCACTTCCTTATTGACCCGTATCATGCACATGGCAGAAGATGATCATCAGCCACCGATGATCCGCGGCCGCAGAGTGAAAATGAAATATGCCCATGCGGGGGGATATAACCCACCTATCGTGGTTATCCACGGTAATCAGGTGAGCGACTTACCGGATTCCTATAAGCGTTTCTTGATGAATTATTTCCGCCGTTCTTTGAAGGTAATGGGAACACCTATTCGTATCCAATTTAAAGAAGGGGCTAACCCTTATGCAGGTAAGAAAAATACCTTAACAGCAACTCAGCTCCGTAAACGTAAGCGTTTAATGGAACATCTGAAAAAACGTTAA